AAGGCTTCCCCAGTGTTAAAATGGACTGCAGCGGCGCGTATTTCCCACTGCGGATGAGGGCGATAACTACCTTCCAGCTTGATTTGATCACCAATGTAGCGCCCGGTTCCAATGGTTTCAAGTATCGCTACCAAGGGTGCAGGCGGCGTGTAAACAGCATCTTCTTTGTAATGTTTCCAGAGGAAATTCCAACCTAAAATGAGTGTTAACGTAGGAACAGGCTTAATCGTCACAGACGGTTGCAAATCCATGATATTACCCGGTGCCAGCAGTGCCGCCTCGCTGAAATAGGTGGGGTTGGGATAGAGTGCGTTAAAGGTACCGAGTTGCCCGTCATCAGGTTTTTTATCACCGCTGGCAATGTCCGCTTTCAAGCCGGGCCGAGGTGACCACGGCAGCGCAGTAAAGGTAAAACCTGTATCAGAAGCAACTGTCCAGGCACGGATAGTTTGATTGCCGATATGGCCGATCTGGAATACCGCTTCCAGATTCCAGTCCCAATTCTTTACAGAACCAAACAGTCGGGTGCCGAAAGAATGCCTGTGTTCCCGTCCCTGCGCTGCTGCAAACCGACCTTGATCTCTTTCATAACCAAGCCAGTAGAGATCGATTTTGAGCGGCGCAATACTTTTCGGTGCGAATGTGGCATATAAGCCGTACAGCGCCTGCGACTTGCTAGTCACATCATCAAAAGCTTCCGGTTTATTGAAAACCGGACGAAAGGCGAGAGCATCAATGCGATATGGCCCCTGTTTCCAACTGGCGCGTGCGCCATCGAAAGCAAGACGAATATTGGGA
The DNA window shown above is from Nitrosomonas sp. Is35 and carries:
- a CDS encoding alginate export family protein; amino-acid sequence: MCQQTARKYKTSLITVVLFAMSLSVAASEYMPLRFEENWGSNCNKMTPKCWRITEETTLTLGADARVRAQGYWPLDFGIGNTMNSHRGDSYTLFRGLMHGDLRVGKHAQMFVQFGVYDESGRRGGAEITDQSNLDLQQGFLAWNGDRFSLRAGRQEVILGTSRLIAVREGPNIRLAFDGARASWKQGPYRIDALAFRPVFNKPEAFDDVTSKSQALYGLYATFAPKSIAPLKIDLYWLGYERDQGRFAAAQGREHRHSFGTRLFGSVKNWDWNLEAVFQIGHIGNQTIRAWTVASDTGFTFTALPWSPRPGLKADIASGDKKPDDGQLGTFNALYPNPTYFSEAALLAPGNIMDLQPSVTIKPVPTLTLILGWNFLWKHYKEDAVYTPPAPLVAILETIGTGRYIGDQIKLEGSYRPHPQWEIRAAAVHFNTGEALTQAGGRNVDFFMTSLAFRW